The sequence below is a genomic window from Atribacteraceae bacterium.
TCTTTCAGGATGAAACCGCCGCAAACGTCAACGACATAACCCGGCGGTGCGGGTTTGATCTGGTCCAACTCCATGGAGAGGAAGCTCCCGAAGAATGCCGGGCGGTGGAGGTTCCGGTGATCAAGGCGTTTTCCGTGGATGAGGGCTGGGTCCCGGCCTCCCTCGCCAGCTATATTGGGTCTATCGCCATGGTGCTTCTCGATGCGCGGCGGGGAACGCAACGGGGCGGGACCGGATGGCCTTTTCCCTGGGAGGTTCTGCCGCTCCTCGCGGATTTATCCCTCCCATTGATCATTGCCGGGGGGCTGGGAGAAGAAAATATTCCCGACCTATTGAGTCGCTGTTCGCCCTGGGCCATCGATTGCAACAGCCGGGTGGAAACCGCTCCCGGCTGCAAGGACCGCCGGACGATTCGCCGGATACTGAACCGATTATCCCAATACAGAAAGGAAGTAAACAGTGCGCATCTGACTCACCAGACACTAAAGGAAAGGACTTAACAGCCATGAATGAAAAGGGTTTTTTTGGATCCTACGGCGGGTGTTTTGTTCCGGAGATTCTGATGCATCCACTCGAAGAACTGGAAGAGGCATACCGTACTTACACCGAGACCGAAGATTTCCAAAGGGAATACACCAGGCTTCTGACCGACTATTCCGGCCGGCCGACCCCCCTTACTCATGCTGCGAGGATGAGTGGTCTTTTGGGCGGAGCACGGATCTACCTCAAG
It includes:
- a CDS encoding phosphoribosylanthranilate isomerase, whose protein sequence is MPLLKICGITREEDARWCESSGVWALGFILVSGSPRYCPPEKAAGIIRQLRGKALAVGVFQDETAANVNDITRRCGFDLVQLHGEEAPEECRAVEVPVIKAFSVDEGWVPASLASYIGSIAMVLLDARRGTQRGGTGWPFPWEVLPLLADLSLPLIIAGGLGEENIPDLLSRCSPWAIDCNSRVETAPGCKDRRTIRRILNRLSQYRKEVNSAHLTHQTLKERT